From Flavobacterium arcticum, the proteins below share one genomic window:
- a CDS encoding phosphatidate cytidylyltransferase — translation MNESIIRALSGIIYIILLLAATLYSPISFEILFGIFLIIAIIEFCRLVKLNVIIPMCMAIVGFIIFGYFINNNPTNNILLNVASIFVVIPLLIALFKKGVPVQRDKIGKLVVVTGYVIIPFLLIIKLPFIEGEYNPYIIVGMFILMWTNDTFAYIVGKSLGKHKLYERISPKKTIEGFAGGLVFTVIASYIISQYYLFLSPMVWIGTAVILVVFGSLGDLVESHFKRVAGVKDSGNIMPGHGGILDRLDSIIFAIPFLFLYYQIINYVS, via the coding sequence ATGAATGAAAGCATAATAAGAGCGCTTTCGGGCATTATATATATTATACTGCTTTTAGCAGCTACCCTTTACTCGCCTATTAGTTTTGAAATACTATTTGGCATCTTCTTAATCATAGCTATAATAGAATTTTGTCGTTTAGTAAAGCTAAATGTTATTATACCCATGTGCATGGCTATAGTAGGGTTTATAATTTTCGGTTACTTTATTAACAATAACCCAACAAATAATATATTACTTAATGTAGCATCTATATTTGTGGTAATACCATTACTTATTGCTCTTTTTAAAAAAGGTGTTCCTGTACAGCGCGACAAAATTGGTAAACTTGTAGTTGTTACAGGCTATGTAATTATACCTTTTTTACTCATTATAAAACTACCTTTCATCGAAGGAGAGTATAACCCTTATATAATAGTAGGAATGTTTATTTTAATGTGGACTAATGATACTTTTGCTTATATTGTAGGCAAATCATTAGGTAAACATAAACTATATGAACGTATTTCGCCTAAAAAAACCATCGAAGGCTTTGCTGGTGGGTTAGTATTCACCGTTATTGCAAGCTACATCATTAGTCAGTATTATCTATTTCTATCACCTATGGTATGGATAGGAACTGCAGTAATACTAGTTGTTTTTGGTAGTTTGGGCGATTTAGTAGAATCACATTTTAAAAGAGTTGCTGGTGTAAAAGATAGCGGCAACATAATGCCTGGACATGGCGGAATATTAGACCGATTGGATAGCATCATATTTGCTATACCTTTCTTATTTTTGTATTATCAAATTATAAATTATGTTTCATAA
- a CDS encoding phosphatidylserine decarboxylase family protein, which translates to MFHKEGAKIIIVTLLVTLVAVITADMYIENLWLLKTIQVAAFVFLILVLQFFRNPKRVVTIADHHIIAPVDGKVVVIEEVYEPEYFKDKRLQVSIFMSPINVHVTRYALSGLIKFSKYHPGKYLVAWHPKASEENERTTVVIENHFFGEILYRQIAGALARRIVNYAKEGMEVVQGTDAGFIKFGSRVDLFLPLGTEIKVNLNDKAIGGKTIIAIKE; encoded by the coding sequence ATGTTTCATAAAGAAGGAGCCAAAATTATTATTGTTACTCTACTAGTAACTTTAGTAGCCGTTATTACGGCAGATATGTATATCGAAAATCTATGGCTTTTAAAGACCATACAAGTTGCTGCATTTGTATTCCTAATACTAGTATTACAGTTTTTTAGAAATCCTAAACGCGTGGTAACAATAGCCGACCATCATATAATAGCTCCTGTAGATGGTAAAGTTGTGGTAATAGAAGAAGTTTATGAGCCTGAATACTTTAAAGATAAAAGATTACAGGTATCTATATTTATGTCACCTATTAATGTACACGTAACACGATATGCACTTAGTGGACTTATAAAATTTAGTAAATATCACCCTGGTAAATATCTAGTAGCTTGGCACCCAAAGGCAAGTGAAGAAAACGAGCGTACTACAGTGGTAATAGAAAATCACTTTTTTGGCGAAATACTATACCGTCAAATAGCAGGTGCATTAGCAAGACGTATTGTAAACTATGCCAAAGAAGGCATGGAAGTAGTACAAGGAACTGATGCTGGATTTATAAAATTTGGTTCGCGTGTAGATTTATTTTTGCCTCTCGGTACAGAGATAAAAGTAAATTTAAACGATAAAGCTATAGGAGGAAAAACAATAATCGCAATAAAAGAATAG
- a CDS encoding peroxiredoxin-like family protein — translation MKKISYALCISTLLLMSCNTSKKDNNETMETKEETVERTLKANLDTKKANFEEKASDEKKKIYAEGIQSVVDSKIVENALQVGDTAMNFTLKNASNEEVNLYDELEKGPVVLMWYRGGWCPYCNLTLQYMQQSLPEFKEQGANLLALTPELPDSSISTKEKNELEFQVLSDIDNKVAKEYKVVYKLTDDVAKSYENSFELSKYNGNDDAELPLAATYVIGKDKVIKYAFLDAEYRNRAEPKDIIAALKKLNTK, via the coding sequence ATGAAAAAAATTAGTTACGCATTATGTATTAGTACACTATTATTAATGAGTTGTAATACTTCTAAAAAAGACAATAACGAAACTATGGAAACAAAAGAGGAAACAGTAGAAAGAACTTTAAAAGCTAATTTAGATACTAAAAAAGCAAACTTTGAAGAAAAAGCATCAGATGAGAAAAAGAAAATATATGCCGAAGGAATACAGTCTGTAGTAGATAGTAAAATTGTTGAAAATGCTTTACAAGTTGGCGATACCGCAATGAATTTTACATTAAAAAACGCATCAAATGAAGAAGTGAATCTATATGATGAATTAGAAAAAGGTCCTGTCGTTTTAATGTGGTATCGTGGCGGATGGTGCCCTTATTGTAATCTAACATTGCAGTACATGCAACAATCATTGCCAGAATTTAAAGAGCAAGGAGCTAATTTACTAGCATTAACTCCTGAATTACCTGATAGTTCGATTTCTACAAAAGAAAAAAATGAACTAGAATTTCAGGTTTTAAGTGACATTGATAATAAAGTTGCAAAAGAGTATAAGGTTGTTTATAAATTAACTGATGACGTTGCTAAATCATACGAAAACAGCTTTGAATTAAGTAAGTATAACGGAAATGATGACGCCGAGTTACCTTTAGCTGCTACTTATGTAATAGGTAAAGATAAAGTAATAAAATATGCATTTTTAGATGCCGAATATAGAAATAGAGCAGAACCAAAAGATATAATAGCAGCCCTAAAAAAGCTGAACACTAAATAA
- a CDS encoding TetR/AcrR family transcriptional regulator: MEQKLKSELTKQIIIDKSFMLFYENGFKPTSILAIMKATNLTKGAFYHHFEDKRQVGITVISQKLQERVYNAMITPLHNSGNAAKILEDTFHRRIKSFSLLEKKHGCPLNNLINEIGDTEKAYQLALRKIIDEWKTAIINLIERGKKEGSIRESINSTATATYLISAFEGIRGLRKLYDNDTILDEYLLGLNFYIKQISI, from the coding sequence ATGGAGCAGAAATTAAAATCAGAACTAACAAAACAAATAATTATAGATAAGTCTTTCATGTTATTTTATGAAAATGGTTTTAAACCTACGAGTATTCTAGCTATAATGAAAGCTACAAACCTTACAAAAGGTGCCTTTTATCATCATTTTGAAGATAAAAGACAGGTTGGAATTACAGTGATAAGCCAAAAGTTACAGGAACGAGTTTATAATGCTATGATTACTCCTTTACATAACTCTGGTAATGCTGCTAAAATATTAGAAGATACTTTTCATAGAAGAATTAAATCTTTTTCATTGCTTGAAAAAAAACATGGTTGTCCGCTCAATAATTTAATAAATGAAATAGGAGATACCGAAAAAGCTTATCAATTGGCACTAAGAAAAATTATTGACGAATGGAAAACAGCAATAATAAACCTTATAGAAAGAGGAAAAAAAGAAGGCAGTATAAGAGAGTCTATAAATAGTACTGCAACTGCTACTTATTTAATAAGTGCATTTGAGGGAATAAGAGGTCTCAGAAAGTTATATGATAATGATACTATACTTGATGAATACCTTTTAGGGCTGAATTTTTACATTAAACAAATAAGTATTTAA
- a CDS encoding acyl-CoA-binding protein gives MQEKDLDTLFLEAYEKASNMTEALPPDVMLRIYAYYKQATKGKEQIRQFQTFDLRDGFKMNAWMQVKHLSADEAKKLYIEIINSVLK, from the coding sequence ATGCAGGAAAAGGATCTCGATACCCTTTTTCTAGAAGCTTATGAAAAAGCATCTAACATGACAGAGGCATTACCGCCCGATGTTATGTTAAGAATATATGCTTATTATAAGCAGGCAACAAAAGGAAAAGAACAGATAAGACAATTTCAAACTTTTGACCTAAGAGATGGTTTTAAAATGAATGCTTGGATGCAGGTAAAGCACTTATCGGCAGATGAAGCAAAGAAATTATATATCGAAATTATTAACTCGGTACTAAAATAA
- a CDS encoding LUD domain-containing protein, whose protein sequence is MSLFKKIFGGASDVTNEEKNLESSPFLPEEQTPTDEMFMSNFKKNGGKFLYCDNLTEVHEQFLNILEENDWFECEALCYEPKLCSLLDENKLVHNKPNNPKFILAGCENLVADEGSILLSSNQIKQNKPNELPANIVIFATTSQIVTTKSDGLRVIKHKYNKEYPTNITTIKYFEKVKDEDFLHYGSSAKNLYLLLLEDL, encoded by the coding sequence ATGAGTCTTTTCAAAAAAATTTTTGGCGGCGCGAGTGATGTAACAAATGAAGAAAAAAATTTGGAGTCAAGTCCTTTTCTCCCTGAAGAGCAAACACCTACTGATGAGATGTTTATGTCTAACTTCAAGAAAAACGGGGGTAAATTTCTTTATTGTGATAACTTAACAGAAGTACATGAACAGTTTTTAAACATTCTTGAAGAAAACGATTGGTTTGAATGTGAAGCTTTATGTTACGAGCCAAAGTTATGCAGTCTTTTAGACGAAAACAAACTAGTGCATAACAAGCCTAATAATCCTAAATTTATACTCGCAGGATGTGAAAACCTTGTGGCAGATGAAGGTTCGATACTTTTATCATCCAATCAAATAAAACAAAACAAGCCCAATGAGTTACCCGCAAATATTGTAATATTTGCAACCACAAGTCAAATTGTAACAACTAAAAGTGATGGACTTAGGGTAATAAAACACAAGTATAATAAAGAATACCCTACTAACATTACCACTATTAAATATTTTGAAAAAGTAAAAGACGAAGATTTCCTACACTATGGCAGTTCTGCAAAAAATCTTTACCTTTTATTGCTAGAAGACCTATAA
- a CDS encoding superoxide dismutase, which produces MGNPDDVKTEDGPFQVAKLGYAYDALTPHVDAKTMELHYSKHYLGYTNKLNKAIKGTDLENKTIEELLAGLDMKNTNVRNNGGGYYNHTLFWEVMSPNGGGEPKGTLAEAITKDFGSFENFKNQFSDAAAKQFGSGWAWLVVDKTGKLIIGDTPNQDNPLMPNVGIAGKPVLALDVWEHAYYLNYQNKRPDYIEAFYNVINWDVVAKKYDAAIAK; this is translated from the coding sequence ATGGGTAACCCAGATGACGTAAAGACTGAAGATGGTCCTTTTCAAGTAGCTAAATTAGGTTATGCTTATGATGCGCTTACACCACATGTTGATGCAAAAACCATGGAGCTACACTACTCTAAACACTACTTAGGTTATACTAACAAGCTAAATAAAGCTATAAAAGGTACTGATCTAGAAAATAAAACCATAGAAGAGCTATTAGCTGGTCTTGATATGAAGAACACCAATGTAAGAAACAATGGTGGTGGTTATTATAACCATACCCTGTTTTGGGAAGTTATGAGTCCTAATGGTGGTGGCGAGCCAAAAGGTACTCTTGCAGAAGCAATAACTAAAGATTTTGGGTCATTTGAAAATTTTAAAAATCAATTTTCTGATGCCGCTGCAAAACAATTCGGTTCGGGTTGGGCATGGCTTGTTGTCGATAAGACAGGAAAACTTATAATAGGCGATACACCTAACCAAGATAATCCATTAATGCCAAATGTAGGTATTGCAGGTAAGCCTGTACTTGCATTAGATGTATGGGAACATGCTTATTACTTAAACTATCAAAATAAAAGACCCGATTATATTGAAGCATTTTATAATGTAATAAACTGGGATGTTGTTGCCAAAAAATATGATGCTGCAATAGCTAAATAA
- a CDS encoding RHS repeat domain-containing protein has product MKYIYPFAAIVLLLTACNDKEVKPLDRTTTDWAFYKLEGNVKSISIKSNEVMNSSLELGKTKHENSTGHNTELQFNEEGMLILEKKSNNKGGPYEQITYNGKEQKLQQIQYVNNAPGIKTEFSWDETGQHNTAINRKNPDNSQIDRKTMKYEKGKLVEKITYNLQDNPIDRVVYVYDKNGNITDENLYLGTEFVQIKNVYTYNDKNKKESEIRYDKDSNIIYSTKYEYDGDNLIAKELTNGNGETEYSEKMSYNTKGDLEMKVTVDNFDSTETVERYQYDNNGNKTSRHIEKNNQLYMKINYTYDEKSNLTNLTVIDSSQVPVDNRTYTYTYDEKGNWTEKVITINDEKKYIEKRSITYYN; this is encoded by the coding sequence ATGAAATACATATATCCGTTTGCAGCAATAGTATTATTACTAACTGCTTGTAATGACAAAGAGGTTAAACCACTCGATAGAACTACTACAGACTGGGCTTTTTATAAGCTAGAAGGCAATGTTAAATCTATTTCGATAAAATCGAATGAAGTAATGAATAGCAGCCTAGAATTAGGGAAGACGAAACATGAAAACTCTACTGGGCATAATACAGAACTTCAGTTTAATGAAGAAGGTATGCTGATACTAGAAAAAAAATCAAATAACAAAGGTGGTCCGTATGAACAAATTACCTACAATGGTAAAGAACAAAAATTACAACAAATACAGTATGTGAATAACGCCCCTGGAATTAAAACAGAATTTTCTTGGGATGAAACAGGGCAACATAATACAGCTATTAATCGAAAAAACCCTGATAATAGCCAGATTGACCGTAAAACAATGAAATATGAAAAAGGAAAACTAGTAGAGAAAATAACATATAACCTGCAAGACAACCCTATAGATAGAGTAGTTTATGTATATGACAAAAATGGTAACATTACTGATGAGAATCTTTATTTGGGTACTGAATTTGTCCAAATAAAAAATGTATATACATACAACGACAAAAACAAAAAAGAATCAGAAATAAGATATGATAAAGACTCTAATATAATTTATAGTACAAAATATGAATACGATGGTGATAATCTTATAGCTAAAGAACTTACGAATGGAAATGGAGAAACAGAATATTCAGAAAAAATGAGCTATAATACAAAAGGTGATCTTGAAATGAAAGTAACTGTTGATAACTTTGATAGTACTGAAACTGTTGAGCGTTATCAGTATGATAATAACGGTAATAAAACATCTCGACATATAGAAAAAAACAATCAGCTCTATATGAAGATAAATTACACCTATGACGAAAAGAGTAATTTAACAAACCTAACTGTAATAGACAGTAGCCAAGTACCTGTAGATAATAGAACCTATACTTATACTTATGATGAAAAAGGCAACTGGACAGAAAAAGTAATTACTATAAACGATGAAAAAAAGTATATAGAAAAAAGAAGTATTACATATTATAATTAA